The window ACTTAGTAAGAATAAAAGGTAGAGTTGTTATTGAAGATATTCCTGGTTATAAAGAGGGTTTTTTCTACATTCAGGATCCAGCTTCCTTTTTATCTGCTTATCTTTTAGAACCAAGAGAAGGAGAACTAATTCTTGATGTTGGAGCTGCACCAGGAGGAAAGACCACTGCAATATCGTCTTTAACTATGGATAGGGCAAGAGTTATTGCTGTTGATGTAAGTAGGGAGAGAATGGAGCTTCTGAAAAGAAATATAGAGAAACTTGGTATAAGAAACGTTGAACCAATCATTACTGATATCAGGAAAGATAGAAAATTTTTAGAAAAGTTTAGAAACTATTTTGACAAAATATTGATCGATGCTCCTTGTAGTGGGACTGGAGTTATAAGAAGACATCCAGAAGGTAAGTGGAATAAGTCTATATCTTTAATTAAACATAACCAAAGGATACAAAGAGACCTTTTACGTGTATGCTATGAACTTTTGAAACCTAACGGTATTCTTGTTTATAGTACCTGTTCGTTAGAAAGAGAAGAGGGAGAGGAGAACTTTGCATTCTCTCTTGAAATTGGTTTTAAGGAACTAATTCCTTATAATTTACCGAAAGAGTTAATTGAAAGAGTAGAACACAGTTATTTTAGAGTTTTTCCTCATAAAGATAATATGGACGGTTTCTTTTACTGTAAGCTTCAGAAGAAGGGGGATTAAAATGGCTGATATTGAAAGGTTAGAGTTAAACAGAGAAGTAATGTTGAGGCTAATAAAAGCTTTAATAGATGGAGAAGAGCTTGAAGTTATTGCGGACATAATCAGTATGGATCCGAACCTTTCAGCAAAACTTTTAAAGTTTATAAATTCTCCTTATTTTGGATTAAG of the Desulfurobacteriaceae bacterium genome contains:
- the rsmB gene encoding 16S rRNA (cytosine(967)-C(5))-methyltransferase RsmB, translated to KKQKNSVRNGLRLIAYQLFFTGVPEYAAINETVEAIKKLLGKKVAGFVNAVSKRLLNFDYKKEVSSIKDELERISTLYSFETWMVRRWKTFYGSELEELLESLNKVAPLFLRVNRIKISPEKFFNLLISSGIEAKFHPLFKDLVRIKGRVVIEDIPGYKEGFFYIQDPASFLSAYLLEPREGELILDVGAAPGGKTTAISSLTMDRARVIAVDVSRERMELLKRNIEKLGIRNVEPIITDIRKDRKFLEKFRNYFDKILIDAPCSGTGVIRRHPEGKWNKSISLIKHNQRIQRDLLRVCYELLKPNGILVYSTCSLEREEGEENFAFSLEIGFKELIPYNLPKELIERVEHSYFRVFPHKDNMDGFFYCKLQKKGD